One Punica granatum isolate Tunisia-2019 chromosome 3, ASM765513v2, whole genome shotgun sequence genomic window carries:
- the LOC116198567 gene encoding histidine-containing phosphotransfer protein 2-like isoform X3, translated as MERNLDPNSNGLLQDYVQSLFDEGIVNDQFSQVLTLKTEDEPDSVLKLINAYLNDAEAILSEFPENMDIPDSDFKRLAAQARKISEISLCIGAEHMKLACSDLIQACDEKQGRSFSW; from the exons GATTGCTTCAAGACTATGTGCAGTCACTGTTCGATGAG GGCATAGTTAATGATCAGTTCTCTCAAGTTCTGACTCTGAAGACTGAAGATGAACCTGATTCTGTCTTGAAGTTGATCAATGCATACTTAAATGATGCAGAGGCGATCTTGTCGGAGTTCCCAGAAAACAT GGATATTCCTGACTCTGACTTCAAAAGACTTGCTGCTCAAGCCCGTAAAATATCAGAGATCAGCTTGTG CATTGGAGCTGAGCATATGAAACTCGCATGTTCTGATCTGATCCAGGCATGTGATGAGAAGCAGGGAAGAAG CTTTTCCTGGTGA
- the LOC116198567 gene encoding histidine-containing phosphotransfer protein 2-like isoform X1 — MERNLDPNSNGLLQDYVQSLFDEGIVNDQFSQVLTLKTEDEPDSVLKLINAYLNDAEAILSEFPENMDIPDSDFKRLAAQARKISEISLCIGAEHMKLACSDLIQACDEKQGRRFFQAVGWTKMEFSRTRGKLDALVQMEKRILRLKSKQNRAG, encoded by the exons GATTGCTTCAAGACTATGTGCAGTCACTGTTCGATGAG GGCATAGTTAATGATCAGTTCTCTCAAGTTCTGACTCTGAAGACTGAAGATGAACCTGATTCTGTCTTGAAGTTGATCAATGCATACTTAAATGATGCAGAGGCGATCTTGTCGGAGTTCCCAGAAAACAT GGATATTCCTGACTCTGACTTCAAAAGACTTGCTGCTCAAGCCCGTAAAATATCAGAGATCAGCTTGTG CATTGGAGCTGAGCATATGAAACTCGCATGTTCTGATCTGATCCAGGCATGTGATGAGAAGCAGGGAAGAAG GTTCTTCCAGGCTGTAGGTTGGACgaaaatggaattttctcgAACTCGAGGCAAGCTGGATGCACTCGTTCAG ATGGAGAAAAGAATTTTGAGGCTCAAGAGCAAACAGAATCGAGCTGGATAA
- the LOC116198567 gene encoding histidine-containing phosphotransfer protein 2-like isoform X2 has protein sequence MERNLDPNSNGLLQDYVQSLFDEGIVNDQFSQVLTLKTEDEPDSVLKLINAYLNDAEAILSEFPENILAAQARKISEISLCIGAEHMKLACSDLIQACDEKQGRRFFQAVGWTKMEFSRTRGKLDALVQMEKRILRLKSKQNRAG, from the exons GATTGCTTCAAGACTATGTGCAGTCACTGTTCGATGAG GGCATAGTTAATGATCAGTTCTCTCAAGTTCTGACTCTGAAGACTGAAGATGAACCTGATTCTGTCTTGAAGTTGATCAATGCATACTTAAATGATGCAGAGGCGATCTTGTCGGAGTTCCCAGAAAACAT ACTTGCTGCTCAAGCCCGTAAAATATCAGAGATCAGCTTGTG CATTGGAGCTGAGCATATGAAACTCGCATGTTCTGATCTGATCCAGGCATGTGATGAGAAGCAGGGAAGAAG GTTCTTCCAGGCTGTAGGTTGGACgaaaatggaattttctcgAACTCGAGGCAAGCTGGATGCACTCGTTCAG ATGGAGAAAAGAATTTTGAGGCTCAAGAGCAAACAGAATCGAGCTGGATAA